From Thermoanaerobaculia bacterium, the proteins below share one genomic window:
- a CDS encoding glycosyltransferase — MPPVTLVLLTWNRWELTRRCLATLLASDLAGAELLVVDNGSTDGTPGELAAYAGLRVLALPSNRGFVRGNNAGIAAAPAGNDIVLLNNDLEFPRRDWLQRLRRAAHSSPEVGIVGCRQVLSDGRLLHAGTYILPDTMWGQQIGALERNVGQFTGRRNVEGITFAVAYLKRPVIDAIGGLAEDYESYFEDTDYCLRARKAGFRTLYAGDSEVVHDEHGSTAGNDGRRMALFERSREVFRGKWQQDLDGRYRRDLVWQSILNFPTGYARSSRAYLHELDHHLGVRCAYRYVYGKGSPFQVEEPENTGDYYLNVVRGRELPRGHATSGVSVVYGQGDVFRRATGKVKVGFTMLEVDGFPRDWVEQANEMDEIWVPSEFNRRGFLASGLKRPIHLIPLGVDTEYFHPGARRLASPTGEFVFLANFEWGERKDPWLLLRAFNDTFRADEPVRLLCKISNRDPLLKLKSEIRNLGLRPQGGKISYLLNLDFPHAELPMLYRSADCFLAVSRGEGWDMPLMEAMACGLPTIASDWSSHTEFVHDAISYRLAVAATVPAVAKCPYYAGFRWAQADEEHLRTLLRHVFENQDEARAKGAAAAREMAAKWTWRHAAEKIAARLEALAP; from the coding sequence CTGCCTCCGGTCACCCTGGTCCTGCTGACCTGGAACCGTTGGGAGCTCACCCGGCGCTGTCTCGCGACGCTCCTCGCCAGCGATCTCGCGGGCGCCGAGCTGCTCGTGGTCGACAACGGCTCGACCGACGGCACCCCCGGGGAGCTCGCTGCCTACGCCGGGCTGCGCGTGCTCGCACTGCCGTCGAATCGCGGTTTTGTCCGTGGCAACAACGCCGGCATCGCCGCGGCGCCGGCCGGAAACGACATCGTGCTGCTCAACAACGATCTCGAGTTCCCGCGCCGCGACTGGCTGCAGCGGCTGCGCAGGGCGGCGCATTCCTCGCCGGAGGTCGGCATCGTCGGGTGCCGGCAGGTCCTCTCCGACGGCAGGCTCCTCCACGCCGGTACCTACATCCTGCCCGACACCATGTGGGGGCAGCAGATCGGCGCGCTCGAGCGCAACGTCGGTCAGTTCACGGGCCGCCGGAACGTCGAGGGCATCACCTTCGCGGTGGCCTACCTCAAACGCCCGGTGATCGACGCCATCGGCGGGCTCGCGGAAGACTACGAATCGTATTTCGAGGATACCGACTACTGCCTGCGCGCCCGTAAGGCCGGCTTCCGAACCCTCTATGCAGGCGACTCCGAAGTGGTCCACGATGAGCACGGCTCGACTGCCGGCAACGACGGCCGCAGGATGGCGCTCTTCGAGCGCAGCCGCGAGGTCTTCCGCGGCAAGTGGCAGCAGGACCTCGACGGACGCTACCGGCGCGACCTCGTCTGGCAGTCGATCCTCAACTTTCCGACCGGCTACGCGCGCAGCAGCCGCGCCTATCTGCACGAGCTCGATCACCACCTCGGGGTGCGCTGCGCCTATCGCTACGTCTACGGCAAGGGCTCGCCGTTCCAGGTGGAGGAGCCCGAGAACACCGGCGATTACTACCTCAACGTGGTGCGCGGCCGGGAGCTGCCGCGCGGGCATGCGACGTCGGGGGTCTCGGTCGTCTACGGCCAGGGCGACGTCTTTAGGCGCGCCACCGGCAAGGTGAAGGTCGGGTTCACGATGCTCGAAGTCGACGGCTTCCCGCGCGACTGGGTCGAGCAGGCGAACGAGATGGACGAGATCTGGGTGCCTTCGGAGTTCAATCGCCGGGGGTTCCTCGCCTCGGGCCTGAAGCGCCCGATTCACCTTATTCCGCTCGGCGTCGACACCGAGTATTTCCATCCCGGCGCGCGGCGCCTCGCGAGCCCGACCGGCGAGTTCGTCTTCCTGGCCAACTTCGAGTGGGGCGAGCGCAAGGATCCGTGGCTCCTGCTGCGCGCCTTCAACGACACCTTCCGGGCCGACGAGCCGGTGCGGCTGTTGTGCAAGATCAGCAACCGCGATCCTCTCCTCAAGCTGAAGAGTGAGATCCGCAACCTCGGGCTCCGGCCGCAGGGCGGCAAGATCTCCTATCTGCTGAATCTCGACTTCCCGCACGCCGAGCTGCCGATGCTCTACCGGTCGGCCGACTGCTTCCTCGCCGTGTCGCGGGGCGAAGGCTGGGACATGCCGCTGATGGAGGCGATGGCCTGCGGCCTGCCGACGATCGCCTCGGACTGGAGCTCGCACACCGAGTTCGTGCACGACGCGATCTCCTACCGCCTGGCGGTCGCGGCGACCGTGCCCGCGGTCGCGAAGTGCCCCTACTACGCCGGTTTCCGTTGGGCGCAAGCCGACGAAGAGCATCTCCGGACGCTCTTGCGCCACGTCTTCGAAAATCAGGACGAAGCGCGCGCCAAGGGCGCCGCCGCGGCGCGCGAGATGGCCGCCAAGTGGACCTGGCGCCACGCCGCCGAGAAGATCGCGGCCCGCCTCGAGGCGCTCGCACCGTGA
- a CDS encoding class I SAM-dependent methyltransferase, with the protein MSPIGPGRGHFETMELHGDLWRLSGWICHPDLATTAVALSIDGVALCELVPTLREDVARIFDWIPHAGASGFAVEVPRRQGRQQVLVEARQGQRVLTSIRTTIASEFEQLPTPPPALMQRVNGSPDPRFFDADGVRSYTEFFDAVARHRDWQSIPRMLDWGCGCGRVTRCFLRAHPALEVHGCDIDGEAIAWCSEHLSTGSFRTIDPQPPTPYPDARFPLILGYSVFSHLDPDRQRLWLAELNRLLAPGGLLLASVHGPFAARFAFPKLQPSRGFSWRRRPGTFDVRAKGFIDAGEDVALQGIAPAGYYRGVFQSPAWTRRVWSDYFRVLEILEGGMQNYQDLVILEKR; encoded by the coding sequence ATGAGCCCGATCGGCCCCGGCCGTGGTCATTTCGAGACGATGGAGCTGCACGGCGACCTCTGGAGACTCTCCGGCTGGATCTGTCATCCGGATCTCGCGACGACCGCGGTGGCGCTTTCGATCGACGGGGTGGCTCTCTGCGAGCTCGTGCCCACGCTGCGCGAGGACGTGGCCAGAATCTTCGACTGGATTCCCCACGCCGGCGCTTCGGGCTTCGCCGTGGAGGTGCCGCGTCGGCAGGGGCGCCAGCAGGTGCTGGTCGAGGCCCGGCAGGGACAGCGGGTTCTCACCTCGATCCGGACCACGATCGCGTCCGAGTTCGAGCAGCTCCCGACGCCGCCGCCGGCGCTCATGCAGCGCGTGAACGGCTCTCCCGATCCGCGCTTCTTCGATGCCGACGGCGTGCGTTCCTACACCGAGTTCTTCGACGCCGTCGCTCGGCATCGCGACTGGCAGTCGATCCCACGGATGCTCGACTGGGGCTGCGGTTGCGGGCGCGTCACGCGCTGCTTCCTGCGCGCCCATCCTGCGCTCGAGGTGCACGGCTGCGACATCGATGGCGAGGCGATCGCCTGGTGTTCGGAGCACCTCTCCACGGGGAGCTTCCGGACGATCGATCCCCAGCCGCCCACCCCGTACCCGGATGCCCGCTTTCCACTGATCCTCGGCTATTCGGTCTTTTCGCACCTCGATCCCGATCGGCAGCGTCTCTGGCTCGCGGAGTTGAATCGCCTGCTGGCGCCGGGCGGGCTTCTGCTCGCCTCGGTGCACGGCCCCTTCGCGGCGCGCTTCGCCTTCCCGAAGCTCCAGCCGTCGCGCGGTTTCAGCTGGCGGCGGCGCCCGGGCACCTTCGACGTGCGGGCGAAGGGCTTCATCGACGCCGGCGAAGACGTCGCGCTGCAGGGAATCGCCCCGGCGGGCTACTACCGCGGCGTCTTCCAGTCGCCAGCCTGGACGCGCCGCGTCTGGTCCGACTATTTCCGCGTGCTCGAGATCCTCGAGGGCGGCATGCAGAACTACCAGGACCTGGTCATCCTCGAAAAGCGATGA